CAAGGCCGCAGCGTGCTGCGCTGGAACGTCGTCGGCCCCGACTACTTTCGGACCTTGGGAGTGCCCATCCTGCAGGGCCGCGACCTGAAAGATTCCGACACTTTGGAGACCTCCCGCGTGCTGGTCGTCAACCGGACCTTTGTCGAAACCTATGTGCCACAGGGCGATCCCCTGGGCCGCAACGTGGGCTTGTCAAGCCCCGAGCACTCCTTCTCGATCGTGGGGGTGGCGCAGGACAGCAAGTACACGGGTGTGAGGGAAACGCCCCGCCCCATGGCCTACATCAGCTACCGGCAACTGCCGGGGATCAAGAAGCTGCATGTCGAGCTGCGGACGCGCCGCGATCCCCAGGCCCTGCTTCCCGAGGTGCGCAGGGTGGTCAACCGCATCGATCCCGAGCTTCCCTTGACGGATCCCATGACCCAGGAAGCCCAGTTCGAGCAGAGCTACTCCGATGCCACCGTCTTGGCCAGCCTGGCGCTCTTCTTCGGTGCGCTGGCGGCGCTTCTCGTGGCCGTAGGCCTCTATGGGACGCTGGCCTACCGGGTGGCCCGCCGCACCACCGAAATAGGGGTGCGCATGGCTCTGGGAGCGCGCCGCGACCAGGTACTATGGATGATGCTGGGCGAGAGCCTCAAAGTTTGTCTGGCCGGCGCCCTGCTGGGCCTCCCTCTGGCCTACGCCGCCGGCCGCCTTCTCGAGTCGGCCCTGTTCGGAATCCAGCCTGGCGATCCGCTGACCTTTGCGGCTGCTGCCGCGGGGGTGGTGATCGTGACCCTGTTGGCCAGCTTCGTCCCGGCCCGGCGGGCTTCCTCCGTCGACCCCCTGGTGGCCATGCGCTACCAGTGATTGGGCCCGTGCCGTCGGCGTGTCCTTGTGCTAGACTACCTTACGGGTTTCAGCCTCTATAAAGGTCCGGGCTGGACCCCGCCCCTGTTCAGTCGTCTCTCTGACGGTTGCACGGAAGGATTTCTCCTGACGCAGGCGGTGCAGCGACATATGAGCCAGGAATGTGGAGGTCCAGAATGAGAATTCTTCTGTATACGCCGGACAATCAGGTGACACGCAATTACATGCCCCACCTCTGGATGTTCGTCCTGCAAGCGCTCACTCCGCCCGAGCATCAAGTCTTTCTCATCGACGGCAACGCTCAACCCATGAGCGAGGACGAAATAGGCGACTTCGTGCGCCGCAACGAGATCCAGTTGGCCGGCATCGGGGCCATGACCCGGACTGCTGCCAAGGCCTACCGCATGGCCGACGCCATTCGCGAGGCCGGCGCCCTGGTCATCATGGGCGGCCCGCACGTCACCGAGGTGCCGGGTGAAGCCATCGGACGCGAGGACGAACCCCGCCACGCAGACGCCGTGGCGCTGGGCGAAATCGACGACATTTGGCCGCAGATCCTGCAGGACGCCGAGCAGGGCAACATGCAGGACATCTACCAGGCGCTGGACTCCGAGGGCCGGGAGATCAAGCCCTCGCTGGAGGATTACGCCCGCATCCCCTGGGAGAGCATGGACCTGAAGCAGTTCGACCTGATCCGCAAGATCCCGGGCTGGGGACGCTACCTGATGAAAAAGGCCGGGGTCAAGGACTGGAACACCTTCTACGTGCTGCCCATCGAGTCGGGCCGAGGCTGTCCCTACGGATGCGATTTCTGCACCGTCACCGGCTTCTTCGGCAAGTCCATCCGCTTTCGCAGCAACGACAGCGTGGTGGAGGAACTGCTGCGGCTCAAAGCCCGGGCCGCCCAGGAGGGAGGAAAGGTCGGCGTCTTCTTCATCGACGACAACTTCGCCATCAACAAGAAGAGGACCAAGTCACTCTTGCGTGCCATGATCGCCCGCGATGCCTGCGTGCCCTGGGTGGCTCAGATCAGCATGAATCTTCTGCGCGACGAAGAACTGGTCGACTTGATCGCTGAAAGCGGAGGAGTGTGGATCTTCATGGGGCTGGAGTCGATCGATCCCGCCAACTTGAAGGACGTCAACAAGGGCTTCAACAAGCCGGCCCAGTACCAGGAAGTCCTGGACCGCCTGGCCGA
This is a stretch of genomic DNA from Acidobacteriota bacterium. It encodes these proteins:
- a CDS encoding radical SAM protein; this encodes MRILLYTPDNQVTRNYMPHLWMFVLQALTPPEHQVFLIDGNAQPMSEDEIGDFVRRNEIQLAGIGAMTRTAAKAYRMADAIREAGALVIMGGPHVTEVPGEAIGREDEPRHADAVALGEIDDIWPQILQDAEQGNMQDIYQALDSEGREIKPSLEDYARIPWESMDLKQFDLIRKIPGWGRYLMKKAGVKDWNTFYVLPIESGRGCPYGCDFCTVTGFFGKSIRFRSNDSVVEELLRLKARAAQEGGKVGVFFIDDNFAINKKRTKSLLRAMIARDACVPWVAQISMNLLRDEELVDLIAESGGVWIFMGLESIDPANLKDVNKGFNKPAQYQEVLDRLADRGIYAITSFIFGMDEDQPGVARNTLNAIGSWPPGLPVFGLLTPYPATPLYDRLLSQERLTRPKHWLDFRPFRMAFTPKNLSVEEAEAEVMEAWQGCYDAEAIAGALRKIEGRPFKERAVLFFTRLAFRGIYFPQMTSFQWASLLFENRRSLFKLMREAFAAHRARRGAARIT